A genome region from Leptodactylus fuscus isolate aLepFus1 chromosome 6, aLepFus1.hap2, whole genome shotgun sequence includes the following:
- the LOC142210551 gene encoding carotenoid-cleaving dioxygenase, mitochondrial-like codes for MVVLGTGRTVRLAVVNRFRPGRSVSTQAGLECIAPFFQTVEETPQPIPTKVTGIIPKWIRGSLLRNGPGRFEFGNDKFNHWFDGMALMHNFKIDNGSVTYMSKFLQSDSYTKNKKANRIVVSEFGTLEMSDPCKSAFDRFMSKFKIISTDNCSVNYVLYKGDYYVSTETNFMRKVDPETLETLEKVDWSKFIAVNGATAHPHYDPDGTVYNMGNSYGKDGTCYNIIRVPPQKSNEAETLEGAEVICSIKPEEKMKPAYYHSFGMSENYIVFVEQPLRLNLLKILLKRIQGKPFSEIMSWEPEQNTVFHVINKNTGKKHSATFHTKAFATFHQINAFEDQGCIVLDLCCQDDGRAVGLFQLENLRKSGDDLTKLLQQVATFYPRRFVLPLDDRVKDDVATQPLNYSTATAAKKGDGKIWCTHENLHDHTLDSCGLEFPQINYAKYNTKKYRFFYGCGFQHLVGDSLIKVDVETKKAKVWKEDGYYPSEPIFVPYPDAVDEDDGVILSAVLTPHQSKNIFLLVLDAKDFTEIARAEAPVRIPYGFHGTFIPQRT; via the exons tTGTAAACAGGTTCAGGCCAGGAAGAAGCGTCTCTACTCAGGCAGGACTAGAATGTATCGCACCTTTTTTCCAAACTGTGGAAGAAACCCCACAGCCGATACCAACCAAAGTCACCGGAATAATACCCAAATGGATCAGAGGAAGTCTTCTGCGGAATGGGCCAGGAAGGTTCGAATTTGGCAATGACAA ATTCAATCACTGGTTCGACGGAATGGCTCTGATGCACAACTTCAAGATCGATAATGGTTCGGTCACCTACATGAGCAAATTCCTTCAAAGTGATTCTTACACCAAGAATAAGAAAGCAAATCGAATTGTTGTCTCAGAGTTTGGTACTTTGGAAATGTCAGACCCCTGCAAGTCTGCATTTGATCGTTTTATGTCTAAATTCAAAATAA tTTCAACTGATAACTGCAGCGTGAACTATGTACTGTATAAAGGTGACTATTACGTCAGCACTGAAACCAACTTTATGCGTAAGGTGGATCCTGAGACTTTGGAAACCCTGGAAAAG GTTGATTGGAGCAAGTTTATTGCTGTGAATGGAGCTACAGCTCATCCCCATTATGACCCTGATGGGACAGTGTACAATATGGGAAATTCATATGGAAAGGATG gaACGTGTTACAACATTATTAGGGTTCCTCCTCAGAAGTCAAACGAAGCGGAGACTCTGGAGGGGGCTGAAGTTATTTGTTCCATCAAACCAGAGGAGAAAATGAAACCTGCTTACTATCACAGCTTTG GCATGAGTGAGAATTACATCGTGTTTGTGGAACAACCTCTGAGACTGAACTTATTGAAGATACTGCTTAAGAGAATACAAGGAAAGCCCTTTTCAGAAATCATGAGTTGGGAGCCTGAGCAGAATACTGTATTTCATGTTATTAATAAAAATACAGGAAAG AAACATTCTGCGACTTTCCACACTAAGGCTTTTGCAACGTTTCATCAAATCAATGCCTTTGAGGACCAGGGCTGCATTGTTCTTGACCTATGTTGTCAGGATGATGGAAGAGCTGTGGGGCTCTTCCAGCTAGAGAACCTTCGCAAATCTGGAGATGATCTGACTAAG TTGTTACAACAGGTGGCGACTTTTTACCCACGTAGATTTGTGCTACCACTGGACGACCGTGTCAAAGATGATGTCGCCACCCAGCCTTTAAACTACTCAACTGCTACAGCGGCAAAGAAAGGTGATGGGAAG ATATGGTGCACTCATGAGAACCTCCATGACCACACTCTGGACTCATGTGGTCTAGAATTTCCACAGATAAATTATGCTAAGTATAACACAAAGAAATACAGATTCTTCTATGGCTGTGGCTTCCAGCACTTGGTTGGGGATTCTTTAATTAAAGTGGATGTGGAGACAAAGAAAGCAAAG GTGTGGAAGGAGGATGGTTATTATCCCTCCGAGCCGATATTTGTGCCTTATCCAGATGCTGTTGATGAAGATGATGGTGTGATTCTTTCAGCTGTTCTTACGCCTCATCAG AGTAAGAACATCTTCCTTCTAGTTTTGGATGCCAAAGATTTTACTGAAATTGCCAGAGCTGAAGCACCTGTTCGAATCCCATACGGCTTTCATGGTACCTTTATACCACAAAGGACCTAG